CCGGGTGCGGGTTGGAGGTACCCGCTGCCGAATCCGGTGGCGATCCACCAGGCCAACCGGGGAGTTGGGGCGTTGGATTCCGCCGTCACAAAGAGCCTCCAAAGCGCATGCCCAGCTGGACCGAGCCCTCCCAGCGGGGCGCCATTTGCCGGAGGGCGCCGCGGGGGCCCTCTCCGCCCTGCTGCCAGAGGGGCACGGCGACTTCAATCCGGGTGAAGGGATGGGTGTAGCGGCCCCCCTGGGTGAGCCAGTGCAGGGCCTCCATGGCCGGGCTGGGCAGGGGAATCAGCAAGCCGCGGAAGCCCGCCTGGGCGCGCAGCCAGGGGCGCACCATCCAGGCCTGCGCGGAGGCCAGAGGTGAGGTTCCACCGGCCAGGCTGCTGTGGCCGGTGTAGCGCTCCAATCGCAGCTCGGCCCCCAGGGCGGCCTGAGCGCCATGCCGCTCGGTCCACCAGCTGCGCTGAGCGCCGAGGCCCGTCATGACGAACTGCACAGTCTCGCTGGAGCCGGACTGAGCCATGACTTGCCATTGGTCCATGCGCAGCTGAGAGGGCGACTGGTCCCAGCCCACCCTCAGTTGCAGCGCCGTGGTGTGGTCGCCCGAATGGGGGATGGCATTGCGCTGGGTCGGGCCCACGGCCACTGCGGCGGCGGCCTCAATCCCATCCGCCAAAAGAGGCGTGGCCAGCAGCAGAATCGAAACGCCGCCGCGAGCCATGGAGCGGATATGGGAGCTAGACATGGCGCAACGCCTCTACAATGCGAAGCCGCGCCGCCTTCAGGCCCGGGAAGAGGGCGCTGACCTGCAGGGTGAGCTGAAGTCCCACGGCCACGGCCAGGTAGACCCAGGGCACGAAGTGGATGTTCAGCTCGTAGCCGTGGCTGGTGCCCGGCGGGGCGGGCATCTGCAGGTGCAGGGCGTTGAGCCCGGCTCGGAGGAGCAGGGTGATCGTCAGACCCAGCGCACTGCCGAGAAGGCCCAGGAAGGCGCCCTCCCACTGCAGCAGGACGAGGAGTTGGCGCGGTTGGAGGCCCATGGCCCTTAGCACGCCGAACTCCCGCACCCGCTCCATGACGGACATGAGCAGGGTGTTGGCCGTGGCCAGCAGCACCACCAGGAAGAGCACCAGGCCCATGAAGCCGAAGATGGCGAAGTAGAGCAGCTTCACCTGACGGTAGAAGGAGGCCAGCTCGAACCAGGGTTTCACGGTGGTTCCGGGCAGCAGGGTCTGGAGGCGCGCCTGTTCTTTGGCTGTGTCCTGGGGCCGCTTGAGCACCACACTCAGGCGCGAACGCGCCGTGCCTGCATCCAGCAGCTGGCTGGCGGTGGCGAGACTCACCGTGAGGAAGCGATCATTCAATTCCCGCAGGCCCAGATCCTGAAGGCCCACCACATCGACATCCACGGCGTTCAGAGCCCCGTCCTTGGTGGTGGACATCAGGGTGAGCGAACTGCCCACTGAGGCCCCTAGGGCGCGGGCCAGGCCGGTGCCGAGGATCACCTCGCGGGCACCGGGTTCGGCGGAGAGCCAGCGGGATCCGGAACCCCCGGCGGCGAGGGCACCGCCCTTCAGGGCCTCGGCGCTGGCCATGTGGCGGGGTTCGAGGACGGGTTCCACCGCGGTGCCAAGAAAGGCCACGCTCTTCGCGCCGCTGGAGAGCAGGCCCATGAACTGGATGCGCGGCAGCACCTCGGCCACCGCGGGATCCTTGCGGAGCTGCGTGGCCAGGGCTTCGCCATCGGCCAGGGATTTCTCCAGGCTCTGGGCCTCATCGCCTTCCATGGCCCCGGGCGGGAGCACCTGCAGGTGCCCCAGGCCGCCGCGGATGGCGGCGTCCGACAGCCCCTGGAAAGTCTGGGCCATGAAGCCCCCGGCCAGGCTCAGGGCCAGGAAGCCCGCCACCACCACCATGAGCGTGAGCGCCGTGCGCCGCCGCTGGCGCAGCAGGTTGCGGAGGGCCAGGCGGGCGAGGATCATTCCGCTGCTCCACGGGAAGGCATCTGGTCCACAGATTTCACCGATTCGCACAGATTGGAAAGCGATGTCTTGGGGGTGGAGACTCGGCTGGAGGAACGCGAACATTCCCAAATCTGTGAAGTCTGTGAAATCTGTGGATTCATCTTTTCAGTCCTGCTGCACCAGCCGCCCGTCTAGCAGCCGGAACACACGGTGGGCGCGGCTGATGACGGAGGGGTCGTGGCTGGCCACCACGAAGGTGACGCCGCGTTCCGCGGCCAGTTCGCCCATGAGGTCCATGAGGGGGCCGCCGTGCGCATGGTCGAGGCTGGCGGTGGGTTCGTCCGCCAGCACCAGCCATGGTTCAGGCGCCAGGGCCCGGGCGATGGCCACGCGCTGTTGCTGGCCGCCGCTGAGCTGGCCGGGATGGTGGTGGGCGCGGTCAGAGAGGCCCACGCGGGCGAGGGCGGCTTCGGCGCGGGCCTGCGCTTCAGCTTCGGCGACGCCCTGGAGCTGCAAGGGGAGCATCACGTTTTCCAGCGCCGACAGCACCGGCACCAGGTTGAAGGCCTGGAAGACGAAGCCCAGTCGGCGCAGGCGCAAGTCGCAGCGCGCCTTTTCCGGCAGCGAGGAAACCGTTTCACCTTCGAGGCGCACTTCGCCTTCGTCGGGGGTGTCCAGCAGCCCGGCCAGTTGCAGCAGCGTGGTTTTGCCACTGCCGCTGGGGCCTGCCAGCACCGCCAGACAGCCCTTGGGCACGGTCAGCGACACGTCGAACACACCGGCGCGTTCGCCGCCGAGTTCGTAGGCGCGGGTCAGGTTTTTCAGCTCCAGCATCCGATCAGTGTAGCCGTGCCTCTAGAACTGCACCGCATAGGCCAGCTTGGCGAAGAGGCCCCGCTCCACCATATGCTCCGAGCCGATGGGCGCCAGGGGATCGCGGCGCCGCTGGCCGGACCAGCCCAGGTAGGCATTGGTGAAGGCGTTGGGCTGCCAGCCCAGGAACACCTTCAGGAACTTGTCCACGGCCTCCAGCTCCGACCCGTCGTAGCGCACCACGAAGGCCTGGGTTTTCGCGTAGAAAGCATGGGGGAACTGCCAGCTTCCGGTCAGCGTGAGTTCCCGGGCGCGGATGAGGCGCAGGTCGTCGGCCTCGCGATCCAGGTTCGACTGGAGGGCCTGGAGGTTGTAGGAGATGGACCCCACGGTGCCGTAGAGGAAGAGCGAGCCCGAGCGCAGCCTGGCCGGGTCGCCCGAGGCCAGGTCGATGGTGCGGGCCTGGGAGGCGTTCCAGCCGAACTGCGCCGGGGAATGCTTCCGCCAGTTTCCGCCGATGGTGAGGGCCCGGGCCGCCACGGATTGCCCATGGTCCTCGCCCCAGGTGCGGCCGGCCACATCCCAGTTGATGAAGAAGCTCAGGCGGCCGGCGGTTTCCAGGTAGCCGTCCAGCCCCACCACCCGGTCCATGGGGTCGCCGTTCCACCAGGTGAGGCGTCGCCCGCGCAGGGTGGCGTTGGCCTGGGAGAGCAGGCCCTCGTTCCAGTTGCCCCGCCACTGCAGGCCCGCGTTCTGGCGGCGGTAGCCCTGCAGATCGGTGAACCCCGAGAGCAGCACCAGGTCGGGGCTGGTGGCCTGATCCACCACCCAGGCGGACCAGTGGCGGGTGTTCCAATCCAGTTCACCGGAGAGCGCCGTGCCCCGCTGGGAGGACAGGGAACCGTCGGCCTGGGGCAGGTGGGCGGTGGCCGTTACGGCGCTGCCGATGACGTGAAATTCGGAACCCAAATACTGATCCAGGTAGATGCCGCCGCTCTGGCCGCCGGCGCGGGCCGGGCCGTCGAGAAGACTCTTGTCTGTGCCCAGGAAGGACAGTCCCGAGCCCCGGTCATCCAGCTGCAGCCTCATGGCGGCCGCGGTGTCGCGGGTGGCGCGGCCATCCACGCCCTCTGCGCCGTTGGATCCGAGCACCAAACCGCCATCCTGATCCTTGGCATGGAGCACGCTCCAGGTCGCGAAGGACGCCTGCCCCGAGGCCTTCACGCCATAGAGGGGGTTCTGGATGGCGCGGCTGAAGAACTGGCGCTGGGCGCCCTGCAGGCCCAGCAGATCCATCCCCTCCAGAAAGAAGGGCCGCCGCTCGGGGTAGAACACCTTGAAGCGGCTGTTGATTTGCAATGGGTCCACGTCCGCATCCGCCAGGGCGAAATCGGGCCGGTACGTGCCTTCCAGGGTCAGGGCCGAGGTGGCGTAGCGCAGGTCCATGCCCAGGCAGGCCTGGTTTTTGGATGACGCGCTGGGATCGGCGGCCAGGGATTGGGTGCGGTTGAAGGTGGTGAAGGGGATGACCAGGAAGGGCGAGCCGGGTTTGTCCACGGGCGCGCCGGACACCCGCGCCATCTGGCAGATGTCGCACTGGATGTCCTTGCTCATCCGGGGCCAGGAGATGCCGTAGCGGCGCTCGCGCGGGATGATGCGGAGGATGCGGAGCGCCCAGTCACCGGGCATGCGGCGCAGGCTGCTGTAGGGAATGCGCATCTTCACCACATAGCCCGTGGGGGTGAGCACGCCCGTGGAATCCCAGAGGCAGTCATAGGATGAATTTTCGCCGGTGCTGTCTGTGGCGATCTCGTCGATCTGCCCGCCCAGGGGCGTGACGAAGAAGCGGATGATGCTCTGGCCCTTGCCCGAGGGATCGAGGTCGATGCCCACGAAATCGAAATCCCCGCTGTTGTTGTCCCGCATGTGCCGGGCGGCGCGGATCTTCGAGGGTTCCGGGTCCATGGCCTCGATGGCCACGTAGAGGGCGTCCGGGCCCCAGCCCAGGTGGGTGGTGGTGGGCCAGCGGTTCTCGCCCTTGTCGTCTGGCATGATCATGCCGTAGTCGCGGATGTCGAGGGTTCCGCTCCAGG
This sequence is a window from Geothrix sp. PMB-07. Protein-coding genes within it:
- a CDS encoding ABC transporter permease; protein product: MILARLALRNLLRQRRRTALTLMVVVAGFLALSLAGGFMAQTFQGLSDAAIRGGLGHLQVLPPGAMEGDEAQSLEKSLADGEALATQLRKDPAVAEVLPRIQFMGLLSSGAKSVAFLGTAVEPVLEPRHMASAEALKGGALAAGGSGSRWLSAEPGAREVILGTGLARALGASVGSSLTLMSTTKDGALNAVDVDVVGLQDLGLRELNDRFLTVSLATASQLLDAGTARSRLSVVLKRPQDTAKEQARLQTLLPGTTVKPWFELASFYRQVKLLYFAIFGFMGLVLFLVVLLATANTLLMSVMERVREFGVLRAMGLQPRQLLVLLQWEGAFLGLLGSALGLTITLLLRAGLNALHLQMPAPPGTSHGYELNIHFVPWVYLAVAVGLQLTLQVSALFPGLKAARLRIVEALRHV
- a CDS encoding ABC transporter ATP-binding protein, which codes for MLELKNLTRAYELGGERAGVFDVSLTVPKGCLAVLAGPSGSGKTTLLQLAGLLDTPDEGEVRLEGETVSSLPEKARCDLRLRRLGFVFQAFNLVPVLSALENVMLPLQLQGVAEAEAQARAEAALARVGLSDRAHHHPGQLSGGQQQRVAIARALAPEPWLVLADEPTASLDHAHGGPLMDLMGELAAERGVTFVVASHDPSVISRAHRVFRLLDGRLVQQD
- a CDS encoding DUF5916 domain-containing protein, which encodes MRLSVLAFVCMPVLASQTPNPPKVAIPRLAQAPSMAADADLSTWSGTLDIRDYGMIMPDDKGENRWPTTTHLGWGPDALYVAIEAMDPEPSKIRAARHMRDNNSGDFDFVGIDLDPSGKGQSIIRFFVTPLGGQIDEIATDSTGENSSYDCLWDSTGVLTPTGYVVKMRIPYSSLRRMPGDWALRILRIIPRERRYGISWPRMSKDIQCDICQMARVSGAPVDKPGSPFLVIPFTTFNRTQSLAADPSASSKNQACLGMDLRYATSALTLEGTYRPDFALADADVDPLQINSRFKVFYPERRPFFLEGMDLLGLQGAQRQFFSRAIQNPLYGVKASGQASFATWSVLHAKDQDGGLVLGSNGAEGVDGRATRDTAAAMRLQLDDRGSGLSFLGTDKSLLDGPARAGGQSGGIYLDQYLGSEFHVIGSAVTATAHLPQADGSLSSQRGTALSGELDWNTRHWSAWVVDQATSPDLVLLSGFTDLQGYRRQNAGLQWRGNWNEGLLSQANATLRGRRLTWWNGDPMDRVVGLDGYLETAGRLSFFINWDVAGRTWGEDHGQSVAARALTIGGNWRKHSPAQFGWNASQARTIDLASGDPARLRSGSLFLYGTVGSISYNLQALQSNLDREADDLRLIRARELTLTGSWQFPHAFYAKTQAFVVRYDGSELEAVDKFLKVFLGWQPNAFTNAYLGWSGQRRRDPLAPIGSEHMVERGLFAKLAYAVQF